Proteins found in one Methanobacterium sp. genomic segment:
- a CDS encoding glycosyltransferase, with the protein MKALLTVTGRGMGGDAVIALNIAKALEKKGMKCEFALDHQAPGLLFKKRGISWHKISIPQAGGHAANKYTLLKASAKSLLAAKEGAKLIRTLNPDIVVGVIGGGAIIGALSARLANIPSIGVVATPTDSKILIKITEIIALPESPLFRQGEVEETQLKSKNKVHSSYLPINHDIVRGSRENIMKSMPSSFKKDWPTILFSSGSSLFEKMAQAAGKIGDQKLDANILVVGEPLKEELNDYLKSTLNLGYVDNLPDLYRLADLVVLSDDGLMIHEALACELPIIALLRVKYGRYHNMEGIFPGAVVECDLDELEDNIKHVLEIKDEIKDKSKIYAELIKDASPKIAEIIMGKIPKK; encoded by the coding sequence ATGAAAGCATTGCTCACAGTAACCGGAAGGGGAATGGGAGGGGACGCAGTTATAGCCCTTAATATAGCCAAGGCCCTTGAAAAAAAAGGCATGAAATGTGAATTCGCACTGGATCACCAAGCTCCAGGATTGTTATTTAAGAAAAGAGGAATCAGTTGGCATAAGATCAGTATCCCTCAAGCTGGAGGACATGCTGCCAACAAATACACCCTACTGAAAGCCAGTGCAAAATCCCTTTTAGCAGCCAAAGAAGGAGCTAAACTAATTCGTACACTAAATCCAGATATTGTGGTTGGCGTAATTGGAGGCGGAGCAATTATTGGTGCTTTATCAGCAAGACTTGCCAATATTCCTTCAATTGGAGTGGTTGCCACCCCTACGGATTCTAAAATCCTCATCAAAATTACTGAAATTATAGCATTACCTGAATCACCTTTGTTTCGACAAGGCGAAGTAGAAGAAACACAATTAAAATCTAAAAATAAAGTTCATTCTTCTTATCTCCCTATAAATCATGATATTGTAAGGGGCAGTCGTGAAAATATCATGAAATCCATGCCCTCAAGTTTTAAAAAGGATTGGCCCACCATATTATTCTCTTCGGGATCCTCCTTATTTGAAAAAATGGCCCAAGCTGCTGGGAAAATAGGCGATCAAAAATTAGACGCCAACATCCTTGTAGTTGGTGAACCACTTAAAGAGGAACTCAATGACTATTTAAAATCAACATTGAACTTAGGATATGTTGACAACCTTCCTGACCTTTATAGGCTGGCTGACTTGGTTGTACTTTCTGATGATGGGCTGATGATTCATGAAGCTCTGGCATGTGAATTACCCATCATCGCTCTTCTCAGAGTTAAATATGGCCGATACCATAACATGGAAGGAATATTCCCGGGTGCAGTAGTAGAATGTGATTTGGATGAACTAGAAGATAATATAAAACATGTTTTAGAAATAAAAGATGAAATTAAGGATAAAAGTAAAATTTATGCTGAATTGATTAAGGATGCTTCACCAAAAATAGCAGAAATAATTATGGGAAAAATCCCAAAAAAATAA
- a CDS encoding TrmB family transcriptional regulator: MTISRESIEALRLMGLTDYETQSYVALTSLISANAAEISLTANVPRSKVYQVLKKLESKGFIEMSRGKPLQFTVIPPHEVFKKSRDHIKDTMEQAEAELNLIYESQIPQVPAPIWLLHGPEKIVNKEIEIISRAKESLFIMGGLMFPEEPDMIKTALEKPINKGVSIKMLTAPSCHIDNVEVLTQKILKDLPIEIKFFPVPFIKLIVRDKKEMMIAFCKLSGNNALSETAIAIWNQYQEFVDTISGIYDFMWNTNYFNQDFQPNF, encoded by the coding sequence ATGACTATCAGCAGAGAATCAATAGAAGCCTTGAGACTAATGGGCCTCACAGATTATGAAACTCAAAGTTATGTGGCATTAACATCCCTTATATCAGCTAATGCTGCAGAAATTAGTTTAACTGCTAATGTTCCAAGATCTAAAGTATATCAAGTCTTGAAAAAGTTAGAAAGCAAAGGTTTCATTGAAATGAGCCGAGGCAAACCACTACAATTTACTGTAATCCCTCCACATGAAGTGTTCAAAAAATCCAGAGACCACATTAAAGACACTATGGAACAAGCCGAAGCCGAACTAAACTTGATTTATGAAAGCCAGATCCCACAAGTCCCTGCACCTATCTGGTTATTACATGGTCCCGAGAAAATTGTTAACAAAGAAATTGAAATCATATCACGTGCAAAAGAATCTTTGTTTATAATGGGAGGTTTAATGTTCCCAGAAGAACCAGATATGATTAAAACTGCCCTTGAAAAACCAATAAATAAAGGTGTTAGTATAAAAATGCTCACTGCACCCTCATGCCATATAGACAATGTTGAAGTTCTCACCCAAAAGATACTAAAAGATTTACCCATAGAAATAAAGTTTTTCCCTGTTCCTTTCATAAAACTAATTGTAAGGGATAAAAAAGAGATGATGATAGCATTCTGCAAACTTTCTGGCAACAATGCACTATCCGAAACTGCAATAGCCATATGGAACCAGTATCAGGAATTTGTGGATACGATTTCTGGAATTTATGATTTCATGTGGAATACTAACTACTTCAATCAAGACTTTCAACCAAATTTTTAA